A part of Lactobacillus sp. ESL0700 genomic DNA contains:
- the celB gene encoding PTS cellobiose transporter subunit IIC, whose product MAEEEKKPLKDRISVLIGKFAATRFVRAIMDAGYSVISFTIVGAFFLILTVLPDVVRNPGFTSFYNSTIGRFDNLYQAVYNATMGILALVFSGTFAYSYTKIYRDEEHINLIPVNGLMMFLMAFFITVPELIWKNGTVQFVTMFTKDKMLAGGYQASETAGVYRIGAVGIFIGLVIAWLTVQIYRYTIKHNWRIKMPASVPAGVSNSFSALIPTACVSIIVAAINMALVLAGTDLFKVLFVPFSFISNIADSWWGILVIIFLIHFLWWFGIHGATIISSFYTPIVLANLQANQHGGAYHVFAGEFTNAFVTIGGSGATLGVAIWLLLRARSAQLKEIGKVEIVPAIFNINEPLIFGLPVVYNANLMIPFIVAPMASSLVAYLGIATHLVPKIIAQQPWPSPVALGGLVATGSWQGAVLSIVCAIVAFLVWYPFIKHYDNVLLKQEKEAAAQA is encoded by the coding sequence ATGGCTGAAGAAGAGAAAAAGCCGTTGAAAGACCGAATATCTGTATTAATCGGTAAGTTTGCGGCTACTAGATTTGTTCGTGCGATCATGGATGCTGGCTACAGTGTAATTTCGTTTACTATTGTTGGAGCGTTTTTCCTGATTTTGACAGTTTTACCTGATGTAGTTAGAAACCCAGGATTTACAAGCTTTTATAATAGTACGATTGGTCGTTTTGACAATTTATATCAAGCTGTTTATAACGCTACTATGGGAATTTTGGCATTAGTCTTTTCAGGGACGTTTGCTTATTCCTATACCAAGATATACCGCGATGAGGAACACATTAATTTGATCCCAGTTAACGGCTTAATGATGTTCTTAATGGCATTCTTTATCACCGTACCAGAATTAATCTGGAAAAATGGTACAGTTCAATTTGTTACCATGTTTACTAAAGATAAGATGCTAGCAGGTGGTTACCAAGCTTCAGAAACTGCCGGTGTTTACCGGATTGGTGCCGTTGGTATCTTTATTGGTTTAGTAATTGCGTGGCTAACTGTTCAGATTTATCGTTACACAATTAAGCATAATTGGCGAATTAAAATGCCAGCTTCAGTACCAGCTGGGGTATCAAACTCGTTTAGTGCCTTGATTCCTACAGCTTGTGTATCAATTATCGTTGCTGCAATTAATATGGCATTGGTCTTAGCAGGAACGGATTTGTTTAAGGTACTGTTTGTCCCATTCTCATTTATTAGTAACATTGCTGATAGTTGGTGGGGAATCTTAGTTATCATATTCTTAATTCACTTCTTATGGTGGTTTGGAATTCATGGTGCAACAATTATCAGTTCCTTCTATACGCCAATTGTATTGGCTAACTTGCAGGCCAACCAACATGGTGGTGCTTATCACGTGTTTGCTGGTGAATTTACGAATGCGTTTGTTACGATTGGTGGTTCTGGTGCAACATTAGGTGTTGCTATTTGGTTATTGTTACGTGCTCGTTCGGCACAATTAAAGGAAATAGGTAAAGTAGAAATTGTTCCTGCAATCTTCAATATTAATGAACCATTGATTTTTGGTTTGCCAGTAGTTTACAATGCTAACTTAATGATTCCATTTATTGTGGCTCCAATGGCTTCAAGTTTGGTAGCTTATCTAGGAATTGCAACACACTTGGTTCCTAAGATTATTGCACAACAACCATGGCCGTCACCAGTTGCATTAGGTGGACTGGTTGCAACGGGTAGTTGGCAAGGTGCAGTTTTGTCAATTGTTTGTGCGATAGTTGCATTCTTAGTTTGGTATCCATTTATCAAGCACTATGACAATGTTTTACTGAAGCAAGAAAAAGAAGCTGCAGCACAAGCTTAA
- a CDS encoding nucleoside hydrolase: protein MTKKPLIISTDPGIDDAVAITIALFAQELDVKLIAATWGNVTLEKTLQNALKLETFLQTKVPVVAGATRPLLRAAIDASSVHGKSGMDGYDFPEADDSLLLPGLAASAIHEVVAKSSTKVTLMQIGPATDFALYFRQYPDDLAKIEELVIMGGAIGRGNWGPYSEYNVAGDPEAAQIVFDSGVPIKVAPLELGHQAFITQETLQKIKVLGKTGDMLYHILTNLHDETESDGREIYDALAAGMLLNPKMYTFKPAYIVVDTKSPHAYGASIMDFNNFFGKPANAQVGVKVDQKVFSDWIIQAIKQAN from the coding sequence ATGACAAAAAAACCTTTGATTATCAGTACAGATCCCGGAATTGATGATGCAGTTGCAATTACAATTGCGCTATTTGCTCAAGAATTAGATGTCAAACTAATTGCGGCAACTTGGGGCAATGTGACACTGGAAAAGACCTTACAAAATGCGTTAAAATTAGAAACTTTTTTACAAACAAAGGTACCAGTTGTTGCTGGCGCAACAAGACCATTGCTACGGGCAGCGATTGATGCTTCAAGTGTTCACGGCAAGTCTGGGATGGATGGTTACGATTTTCCTGAAGCTGACGACTCACTATTGCTTCCTGGCTTGGCTGCGTCAGCTATTCATGAAGTGGTTGCCAAAAGTAGTACCAAGGTAACTTTAATGCAAATTGGTCCAGCGACGGATTTTGCTCTCTACTTTAGACAATATCCAGATGACCTTGCTAAGATTGAAGAATTAGTAATTATGGGTGGTGCGATTGGCCGCGGCAACTGGGGACCATACAGTGAATATAATGTTGCAGGAGATCCCGAAGCTGCGCAGATTGTTTTTGACAGTGGTGTGCCAATCAAGGTAGCACCACTGGAATTGGGTCATCAAGCCTTTATCACGCAAGAGACTTTACAAAAAATCAAGGTTTTAGGTAAGACTGGCGACATGTTGTACCATATTTTGACTAATCTCCATGATGAAACAGAATCTGACGGTCGCGAGATTTATGATGCACTGGCTGCAGGGATGCTGCTCAATCCTAAGATGTACACTTTTAAACCAGCTTACATTGTGGTTGATACCAAAAGTCCGCATGCTTATGGGGCATCAATCATGGACTTTAACAATTTCTTTGGCAAGCCAGCTAATGCCCAAGTTGGCGTTAAGGTAGATCAAAAAGTATTTTCTGATTGGATTATTCAGGCAATTAAACAAGCAAATTAG
- a CDS encoding GntR family transcriptional regulator: MADFVYRTVMHDIKQNILNNKYDGMRLPDERSLAEHYQVSRSSMKRAMELLSQQGIVFKKRGSGTFINPLYLKNQSLFRYEGSNLGLTDSLKVPGKTQKIKLLDFHVIKVPESIGQDLFLSKNDFVYEFRRLRLMDDQPFLIETGYLPIKIVPELKPQHLQNSLFNYLEDTQNKVVTKAFLNITVDPSSTDDQKQLQLKPTEPVGVMEGIFFLDDGTPFEFSTMRVHYQYMRFNTFVNLNK, translated from the coding sequence ATGGCAGATTTTGTTTATCGGACTGTGATGCATGATATTAAGCAGAATATTTTAAATAATAAGTATGATGGGATGCGGCTGCCCGATGAGCGCAGCTTAGCCGAGCACTACCAAGTTAGCCGCTCATCAATGAAGCGGGCAATGGAATTATTGTCACAGCAAGGAATTGTCTTCAAAAAGCGGGGCAGTGGCACCTTCATTAATCCTCTTTATTTAAAAAATCAGTCCTTATTTCGCTATGAGGGCTCTAATTTGGGGTTAACTGATAGTTTGAAAGTGCCGGGTAAAACGCAGAAAATTAAGTTGCTTGATTTTCACGTTATTAAGGTTCCCGAAAGTATCGGGCAAGACTTATTTTTAAGCAAAAATGATTTTGTGTATGAATTTCGGCGGTTGCGGCTAATGGATGACCAGCCGTTTTTAATTGAGACTGGTTATCTGCCAATCAAGATTGTGCCGGAGCTGAAGCCGCAGCATTTGCAGAACTCACTGTTTAATTATTTGGAAGATACTCAGAATAAGGTAGTTACCAAGGCCTTTTTAAATATTACAGTTGATCCTTCGAGTACGGATGACCAAAAGCAGCTGCAGTTGAAGCCAACTGAGCCAGTTGGGGTAATGGAAGGGATTTTCTTTCTCGACGATGGTACTCCGTTTGAGTTTTCAACGATGCGCGTTCATTATCAGTACATGCGTTTTAATACATTTGTTAATTTGAATAAATAG
- a CDS encoding PTS cellobiose transporter subunit IIA, producing the protein MANEKDEIARKKYEDNLKYLYFSRYLMLRYSVTAYLFTNIFWLIFSLPYKKIVGIITAAIMTIFVAIAAIEQLSKMHNHDLDVPITRVYFWIQIIVNVLLIVLLEFPIGKYFFPFVSDQSSKVLILTILLVGIVLACCCEVRIKNIVKGKDRYAKVIATFKKNN; encoded by the coding sequence ATGGCCAATGAAAAGGATGAAATAGCTCGTAAAAAATATGAAGATAATTTGAAATATCTTTATTTTAGTCGGTATCTAATGTTGAGATATTCAGTCACTGCGTATTTGTTTACAAACATATTTTGGCTAATTTTTTCATTACCATATAAAAAGATAGTTGGAATTATTACTGCCGCAATAATGACAATTTTTGTGGCGATAGCGGCTATTGAACAGCTAAGTAAAATGCATAATCATGACTTAGATGTGCCGATAACCAGAGTCTATTTTTGGATTCAAATCATTGTAAATGTCTTGCTGATTGTTTTGTTAGAGTTTCCAATAGGAAAGTATTTTTTCCCGTTTGTTTCTGATCAAAGCAGTAAGGTACTAATTCTTACCATTTTATTAGTTGGGATAGTTCTTGCTTGTTGTTGTGAAGTACGAATTAAAAATATCGTTAAGGGAAAAGATCGCTATGCCAAGGTAATTGCAACATTTAAAAAGAATAATTAA
- a CDS encoding 6-phospho-beta-glucosidase produces the protein MYSAKMPDDFLWGGAVAAHQLEGAWNEDNKGVSMADVMTVGSATKPREITDGIIPGKNYPNHSAIDFYHHYDEDIKLMAEMGFKAFRTSIAWTRIFPNGDDQEPNEAGLEFYDKLFDTCHKYGVEPVVTLSHFEMPFHLAKKYNGFTNRKVIDFFLRFATVCFKRYQDKVKYWMTFNEIDNQSDYGNDFSMATNSGILFKKGMSDQEKEAAMFQAAHYELVASALAVNVGHKINPNLQIGCMINYSPVRPLTPSSDDVLLADKFEQRRDWFSDVHAFGEYPKEVEAYIERHGYRPDITDEDRVVLKEGTVDYIGFSYYQTTTVSAKKVKPDELSDLAQAIDVNPTLERSDWGWEIDPEGLRIALNHLTDRYHLPLFIVENGLGAYDKVEADGSIHDDYRVNYLRKHISEMEKAVALDGVDLMGYLPWGPIDLVSAGTGQMDKRYGFIYVDKNDAGEGTLKRSRKDSFYWYQKVIKSNGQDLD, from the coding sequence ATGTATTCAGCAAAAATGCCAGATGACTTTTTATGGGGTGGTGCAGTTGCCGCTCACCAATTAGAAGGTGCTTGGAATGAAGATAATAAAGGCGTGTCAATGGCCGATGTCATGACTGTTGGCTCTGCCACTAAGCCCAGAGAAATAACTGACGGTATTATTCCCGGTAAGAATTATCCTAACCATAGCGCAATTGATTTTTACCATCATTATGATGAAGATATTAAGTTGATGGCTGAAATGGGCTTTAAGGCCTTTAGAACTTCAATTGCTTGGACACGGATTTTCCCTAATGGTGATGATCAGGAACCAAACGAAGCAGGACTGGAATTTTACGACAAATTATTCGACACTTGCCATAAATATGGGGTTGAACCTGTTGTTACCTTGTCCCACTTTGAAATGCCATTCCATTTGGCTAAAAAGTATAACGGCTTTACTAATCGGAAAGTAATCGACTTCTTCTTACGTTTTGCAACAGTTTGCTTCAAACGTTACCAAGATAAAGTTAAGTATTGGATGACTTTTAACGAAATCGATAATCAATCAGACTACGGCAATGACTTTTCAATGGCTACCAATTCAGGCATCTTATTTAAAAAGGGCATGTCAGATCAAGAAAAAGAAGCCGCAATGTTCCAAGCTGCTCATTATGAATTAGTTGCTTCAGCTTTAGCTGTTAATGTTGGGCACAAGATTAATCCTAACCTTCAAATCGGCTGCATGATTAATTACTCACCAGTAAGACCATTGACACCATCTTCTGATGATGTATTATTAGCCGATAAATTTGAACAAAGACGTGACTGGTTCTCAGATGTTCATGCTTTTGGTGAATATCCTAAAGAAGTTGAAGCCTACATTGAACGTCATGGCTATCGTCCTGATATTACTGATGAAGATCGGGTTGTTCTAAAAGAAGGTACAGTTGACTATATTGGCTTTAGCTACTACCAAACCACGACTGTTTCCGCTAAAAAGGTTAAGCCTGACGAACTAAGCGATCTCGCTCAAGCAATTGACGTTAACCCAACACTAGAACGTAGTGACTGGGGCTGGGAAATTGACCCAGAAGGTTTACGAATTGCATTAAACCATTTGACAGACCGCTACCACCTACCATTATTCATTGTTGAAAATGGACTTGGAGCTTATGACAAGGTTGAAGCAGACGGCTCAATCCACGATGACTATCGTGTTAACTACTTACGTAAACACATTTCTGAAATGGAAAAGGCTGTTGCTCTTGACGGTGTAGACTTAATGGGCTACTTACCTTGGGGACCAATTGACTTGGTATCCGCCGGCACTGGTCAAATGGATAAGCGTTATGGCTTTATTTACGTTGACAAAAACGACGCTGGTGAAGGTACTCTGAAGCGGTCACGCAAGGATTCATTCTACTGGTACCAAAAAGTAATTAAGTCAAACGGTCAAGACTTAGATTAA
- a CDS encoding phosphoketolase family protein, which produces MAVDYDSKEFLKSVDAYWRAANYLSVGQLFLMSNPLLKRELKASDVKPKPIGHWGTISPQNFIYAHLNRVIKKYNLDMFYIEGSGHGGQVMVSNAYLDGSYSERFPNIPQNEEGMAKLFKRFSFPGGSASHAAPETPGSLHEGGELGYSISHGTGAILDNPDVIAAVEVGDGESETGPLATSWFSDKFINPIKDGAVLPILQINGFKISNPTIVSRMTDEELTKYFEGMGWHPYIISAYDGGEFDGYKDHMQVHEEMAKLMDTVIEEIKAIQKHARENNDATLPHWPMIIFRVPKGWTGPKFDLDGNPIENSFRAHQIPIPVAQDDMEHKDMLVDWLKSYKPEELFDENGAPTELVKKDMAHGDQRMAMNPITNGGKNPKRLALPDYRKYALKFDKPGSVEAQDMAEWAKYLSEVADLNPDSFRGFGPDETKSNRMFKLLDDQKRQWEEPIHDPNDENLAPSGRIIDSQLSEHQDEGWLEGYVLTGRHGFFATYEAFGRVVDSMLTQHMKWLRKAKEQYWRKDYPSLNFVATSTVFQQDHNGYTHQDPGILTHMYEKNRPDLVHEYLPSDTNSLLAISQKAFSDRECINILVTSKQPRPQWFSIDEATKIAQHGLSYIDWASTDQNAKPDVVFASTETEPTMESLAAIDILHKEFPDLKMRYINIIDIMKLMNTKDNPDAISDEEFDRLFPSDVPVIFAWHGFKSMMQSIWFGRKRDNIHIHCYEEEGDITTPFDMRVVNELDRFHLAKDAVLSVPRLADKSAGFVNKMDNLLAKHHQYIRDNGKDMPEVTEWKWTGLK; this is translated from the coding sequence ATGGCAGTTGATTACGATTCAAAAGAATTTTTAAAGAGTGTTGATGCATATTGGCGCGCAGCCAATTATTTATCTGTTGGACAGCTTTTCTTAATGAGCAATCCATTATTAAAGCGTGAATTGAAGGCTAGTGATGTTAAGCCAAAGCCAATTGGTCACTGGGGCACAATTTCACCACAAAACTTCATTTATGCTCACTTAAACCGGGTAATTAAGAAGTACAACTTGGATATGTTCTATATCGAAGGTTCAGGTCACGGTGGTCAAGTAATGGTTTCAAATGCCTACCTTGATGGTTCATACAGTGAACGCTTCCCGAACATTCCTCAAAATGAAGAAGGAATGGCTAAATTATTCAAGCGCTTCAGTTTTCCTGGTGGTTCAGCTTCACATGCTGCTCCTGAAACACCGGGTTCATTACACGAAGGTGGGGAATTAGGTTATTCTATTTCTCACGGTACTGGTGCGATTTTGGATAATCCTGATGTAATCGCTGCTGTTGAAGTTGGTGATGGTGAGTCAGAAACTGGCCCACTTGCAACTAGTTGGTTTAGCGACAAGTTTATTAACCCAATAAAAGACGGTGCTGTATTACCAATTTTACAAATCAACGGGTTCAAGATTTCTAACCCAACCATTGTTTCCAGAATGACCGACGAAGAACTAACCAAGTACTTTGAAGGTATGGGCTGGCACCCATACATTATTTCTGCTTATGATGGCGGTGAATTTGATGGTTACAAGGATCACATGCAAGTTCATGAAGAAATGGCTAAGTTGATGGATACTGTGATTGAAGAAATCAAAGCAATTCAAAAGCATGCTCGTGAAAATAATGATGCAACTTTGCCACATTGGCCAATGATTATCTTCCGTGTACCAAAGGGTTGGACTGGTCCTAAGTTTGATCTTGATGGTAACCCAATCGAAAACTCATTTAGAGCTCACCAAATTCCAATTCCTGTTGCTCAAGATGATATGGAACACAAGGATATGCTAGTTGACTGGCTTAAGAGCTACAAGCCAGAAGAATTATTCGATGAAAATGGTGCACCAACTGAACTTGTTAAAAAGGACATGGCTCATGGTGACCAAAGAATGGCCATGAACCCAATTACTAATGGTGGTAAGAACCCTAAGCGTTTGGCTTTGCCTGACTATCGTAAGTATGCTTTGAAGTTTGACAAGCCAGGTTCAGTTGAAGCTCAAGACATGGCTGAATGGGCAAAATACTTGAGTGAAGTTGCTGATCTTAACCCAGATTCATTCCGTGGCTTTGGTCCAGATGAAACTAAATCCAACAGAATGTTCAAGTTGCTTGATGACCAAAAGCGGCAATGGGAAGAGCCAATTCATGATCCAAATGATGAAAACTTGGCACCAAGTGGTCGAATTATTGACTCCCAATTATCAGAACACCAAGATGAAGGTTGGCTTGAAGGCTACGTTCTAACTGGTCGTCATGGCTTCTTTGCAACATACGAAGCCTTTGGTCGCGTTGTTGACTCAATGTTAACCCAGCACATGAAGTGGTTGCGTAAGGCTAAGGAACAATATTGGCGCAAGGATTACCCATCATTAAACTTTGTTGCTACTTCAACTGTATTCCAACAAGATCACAATGGTTATACACACCAAGACCCAGGTATTTTGACTCACATGTACGAAAAGAACCGTCCAGACTTAGTTCATGAATATCTGCCTTCAGACACGAACTCACTATTAGCAATTTCACAAAAAGCCTTTAGTGATCGTGAATGTATCAACATTTTGGTAACTTCCAAGCAACCTCGTCCACAATGGTTCTCAATTGATGAAGCAACTAAAATTGCTCAACATGGTTTGTCATACATCGATTGGGCTTCAACTGATCAAAATGCTAAACCTGATGTTGTCTTTGCTTCAACAGAAACTGAGCCAACAATGGAATCACTTGCCGCAATTGATATTTTGCACAAGGAATTCCCAGATTTGAAGATGCGTTACATTAACATCATTGACATTATGAAGTTGATGAATACCAAGGATAATCCAGACGCAATTTCAGATGAAGAATTTGATCGCTTATTCCCAAGTGATGTTCCTGTAATCTTTGCATGGCACGGTTTCAAGTCAATGATGCAATCAATCTGGTTTGGCCGTAAACGTGACAACATTCATATTCACTGCTACGAAGAAGAAGGCGACATTACCACGCCATTTGACATGCGGGTAGTGAACGAACTCGATCGTTTCCACTTAGCTAAGGATGCTGTCTTAAGTGTCCCACGCTTAGCTGATAAGAGTGCTGGCTTTGTTAACAAGATGGATAACCTGCTTGCTAAGCACCACCAATACATTCGTGATAATGGTAAGGATATGCCAGAAGTTACTGAATGGAAATGGACCGGCTTGAAGTAA
- the yidA gene encoding sugar-phosphatase codes for MTKIKLIAIDVDNTLVNAKKQIVPQVKAAIQAAKKKGIKVVICTGRSLSGTQQYLTELGLADCDDQFIVSLNGAVVETTSGQVIFDRHLPYNDYLRLEQIARQLHLHFQAVDAERIYTANRDIGHYTVYNSRVVKMEISYRTKEEMADIPIYKVMYLDEPELLNKAMTSPLFQGVQDEVSLTKTEPFYYEGIAKGLDKAAGLDALCNYLNLDAGNVMAIGDEANDISMIKYAGLGVAMGNATPAVKQAADQITADCEHAGVAQAIEQILA; via the coding sequence ATGACAAAGATTAAATTAATAGCAATCGATGTTGACAATACATTGGTCAATGCCAAGAAACAAATTGTGCCGCAGGTTAAAGCTGCAATTCAGGCTGCTAAGAAGAAAGGAATCAAAGTAGTTATTTGCACAGGACGTTCGCTGTCGGGAACGCAGCAGTACTTAACCGAATTAGGCTTGGCTGATTGCGATGATCAGTTTATTGTTAGTCTAAATGGTGCAGTAGTTGAGACTACTAGTGGTCAGGTGATTTTTGATCGTCATTTGCCATACAATGATTATTTGCGTTTGGAGCAGATTGCGCGCCAGTTGCACCTTCATTTTCAAGCTGTTGACGCTGAGCGAATTTACACAGCTAATCGCGATATTGGACATTATACTGTTTATAATTCACGCGTAGTTAAAATGGAAATTTCTTACCGTACTAAAGAAGAAATGGCCGACATTCCGATTTATAAAGTGATGTATTTAGACGAGCCTGAGCTTTTAAACAAGGCGATGACTAGTCCGTTATTCCAAGGCGTTCAGGACGAGGTATCATTAACTAAAACCGAGCCGTTTTATTATGAAGGGATTGCTAAAGGCTTAGATAAGGCTGCTGGTCTTGACGCGTTATGCAACTATCTAAACTTAGATGCAGGTAATGTCATGGCAATTGGTGATGAAGCCAACGATATTTCAATGATTAAGTATGCTGGTCTTGGTGTTGCAATGGGCAATGCGACACCAGCAGTTAAGCAGGCAGCCGATCAGATTACGGCCGATTGTGAGCATGCTGGCGTGGCGCAAGCAATTGAGCAGATACTAGCGTAA
- the rpiA gene encoding ribose-5-phosphate isomerase RpiA: MDKEEQDKLKKKAGIKAASLVKSGMKLGIGTGSTVAFLIDALGKRKQEEDLQLAAIATTSSRSKKQMESWGFKVNELAEIDQLDLTIDGADRFAANFDGIKGGGGALTLEKNVAINSKKVMWIVDESKVVEHLSGFALPVEVLPISCEQNFRRFAAEGLNPKWRMADGKRFVTHYGNYIIDLDLDRIPVPHGLADYLDHTVGVVEHGLFLDMCDEVIIAHRNGEIEDREK; this comes from the coding sequence ATGGATAAAGAAGAACAGGATAAATTAAAGAAAAAAGCCGGGATTAAAGCTGCTAGCCTTGTTAAGTCAGGGATGAAATTGGGAATAGGTACTGGCTCAACAGTAGCTTTTCTAATTGATGCCTTGGGTAAACGCAAGCAAGAAGAAGACTTGCAGTTAGCTGCAATTGCCACTACTTCCAGTAGAAGTAAGAAGCAAATGGAGAGTTGGGGCTTTAAAGTTAATGAACTCGCTGAGATTGACCAGCTTGATTTAACAATTGATGGCGCCGATCGTTTTGCAGCGAACTTTGATGGCATTAAAGGCGGCGGCGGTGCCTTAACACTGGAAAAGAACGTTGCCATTAATTCGAAAAAAGTAATGTGGATTGTTGATGAGTCAAAAGTTGTAGAACATTTGAGTGGCTTTGCATTGCCTGTCGAAGTTTTACCAATTTCTTGTGAACAAAATTTTCGCCGCTTTGCGGCTGAGGGATTAAATCCTAAATGGCGAATGGCTGATGGCAAGCGCTTTGTAACTCATTATGGTAATTATATTATTGACTTAGACCTTGACCGGATACCAGTTCCACATGGTCTTGCTGATTATCTTGATCACACTGTAGGTGTTGTTGAGCACGGATTATTCCTTGACATGTGTGATGAAGTCATTATCGCGCATCGCAACGGTGAGATTGAGGACCGGGAAAAATAA
- a CDS encoding PTS sugar transporter subunit IIB, translating to MAEQTIMLNCAAGMSTSLLVTKMQEAAKKQGIDAKIFACPASEAPQHLDQETIDCLLLGPQVRYMEDDMKGKVKGKGKDGKDVPVAVIDMQAYGMMNGEKVLKQAEDLING from the coding sequence ATGGCAGAACAAACTATTATGCTGAATTGTGCAGCAGGAATGAGTACATCATTGTTGGTAACTAAGATGCAGGAAGCAGCAAAAAAGCAAGGCATCGATGCAAAGATTTTTGCATGTCCAGCATCAGAAGCACCTCAGCATTTAGACCAAGAAACCATTGATTGCTTATTGTTAGGGCCGCAAGTTCGTTATATGGAAGACGATATGAAAGGCAAGGTTAAAGGCAAGGGCAAAGATGGTAAGGATGTTCCTGTTGCTGTAATTGATATGCAAGCTTATGGCATGATGAATGGTGAAAAAGTCCTTAAGCAAGCCGAAGACTTGATTAACGGTTAG
- a CDS encoding DNA starvation/stationary phase protection protein yields the protein MKYPKTKEVLNQLVADLTQLHMIVHQHHWYMRGERFLKLHPYLDKVMDELADQQDLVAERLITLDGSPVSTLSDIAKTTKIKDEEPNWNETIDERYAKIIAGYRQLEQDYQRGLEVSDEEGDYSTNDLFTTCHTEVEKRIWMMSAEINQAPGIDPE from the coding sequence ATGAAATATCCTAAGACTAAAGAAGTTTTAAATCAATTAGTAGCGGATTTGACGCAATTGCACATGATTGTGCACCAACACCATTGGTACATGCGCGGTGAGCGCTTTTTGAAGTTACATCCATATCTTGATAAGGTAATGGACGAATTGGCTGATCAACAAGATTTAGTTGCAGAACGGTTAATTACCTTAGATGGTTCACCAGTTTCAACTCTTAGCGACATTGCTAAAACAACTAAAATCAAGGACGAAGAACCAAACTGGAACGAAACAATTGATGAGCGTTATGCCAAGATTATTGCTGGTTATCGGCAATTAGAGCAAGACTATCAAAGAGGTTTGGAAGTCAGCGACGAAGAAGGCGATTATTCAACTAATGACTTGTTCACCACTTGTCATACAGAGGTTGAAAAGCGAATTTGGATGATGTCTGCAGAGATTAATCAGGCACCAGGAATTGATCCAGAATAA
- a CDS encoding DeoR/GlpR family DNA-binding transcription regulator, which yields MTQEQRLHEIRQMLERQNHLITRDLATHFNISFDTARRDVIQLVSTGQAIRVHGGLISNTDDEGLPFLTRNQIDSPIKTKMAQVAQHFIHSKQCDFIGPSTILKKLCQLISGTNLQIVTNSIDNSLELMRSEFPEILLLGGKVNKEHRFNYSVSALDSLKRISFNNAFVGTANVKSDGIYLPKISDAELIKVATSRAKRIIVVAEKHKFNNSKVAPYMAVPLSQIDVLITDEPLPDQLKQNFAPTTRIISVLKK from the coding sequence ATGACACAGGAGCAACGATTACATGAAATTAGACAAATGCTCGAGCGGCAGAACCATTTAATTACCCGCGACTTAGCTACACACTTTAATATTTCGTTTGATACCGCTAGACGCGACGTGATTCAGTTAGTTTCTACTGGTCAAGCAATCAGAGTTCATGGCGGTCTAATTAGTAATACCGATGATGAAGGCCTGCCGTTTTTAACGCGAAACCAGATTGACTCACCAATTAAAACTAAGATGGCACAGGTGGCGCAACATTTTATCCATTCCAAGCAATGCGACTTTATTGGGCCATCGACTATCCTTAAAAAATTGTGTCAGCTAATCAGCGGTACTAATTTACAAATCGTTACCAATTCCATTGATAATTCACTTGAACTGATGCGGTCTGAGTTTCCGGAAATCTTACTTTTAGGTGGCAAAGTTAATAAGGAACATCGCTTTAATTACTCCGTTTCAGCACTTGATTCATTAAAAAGAATCAGTTTCAATAACGCTTTTGTTGGTACGGCTAATGTTAAAAGCGATGGCATTTACTTGCCTAAGATTAGCGATGCCGAATTAATCAAAGTAGCGACTTCGCGCGCCAAAAGAATTATTGTTGTTGCCGAAAAGCACAAGTTTAACAATTCGAAAGTTGCTCCTTACATGGCTGTTCCTCTGAGCCAGATTGATGTGCTCATTACCGATGAGCCATTGCCTGACCAACTTAAGCAAAATTTTGCGCCGACAACGCGAATTATTTCCGTTCTAAAGAAGTAA